Proteins from a genomic interval of Brucella intermedia LMG 3301:
- a CDS encoding DUF4344 domain-containing metallopeptidase, with protein MNFAFRFRSGRLLLALGLPLALAMPNAPISVQAQTLVENGSADPASIEESLNIWERRLVQEGLVLTGYYNGFADGEFGPISRNAITNYQKNRNRPASGRISGQDALELSDVALNLRKQLGWGHLENSLSRMTLSYPGAVLTKRDENQIGGETLQSGDGSIVLKTARFANSSSSDFESLYGRFVNEDGSAITYKVKRPNWFIVSGTGQNRKFYTRFEARGNEVRGYDLSWNEDENSKLVDNISVLISNSFHPFGENTSDGDPSYPTLIRLANAASADAPATAPRERGTPGQSTASAGTQPSQTASAGLTEQREDALPPPTDGSLVTTDGKGLRFVYHYFPPQDARLDYAYKWASDTHLFLNIPEINALDGLFVTPRQLHYVTRQCDTINAFYDPQNSAIFLCYEMIDDLLKMGQSLSKDASDPDGLAAEFVKNNLRFILLHESGHALIDLLDIPAVGREEDSVDQLAAVLLLMGVDTRESRNDIARVLQLASVWFKINSQLANTPDVRSFADEHSLDAQRYYNLLCIVYGRDPENNRAIVENGMLPKERAARCQDESSKISRSWARLTVPHFSPRFKPKEDDGQPPAGATTPGKPAARNPLEWDGKSNPFAN; from the coding sequence ATGAACTTCGCTTTTCGCTTCAGATCGGGTCGACTACTTCTTGCACTGGGTTTGCCCCTTGCCTTGGCAATGCCCAACGCGCCCATATCGGTCCAGGCACAAACTCTCGTTGAAAATGGCTCAGCTGACCCCGCATCTATAGAAGAAAGCCTGAACATCTGGGAACGGCGTCTCGTTCAGGAGGGCCTTGTCCTTACCGGATATTACAATGGTTTTGCGGATGGCGAATTTGGTCCAATCAGTCGCAATGCCATTACAAACTACCAGAAGAATCGCAACAGGCCAGCCTCCGGAAGGATTTCCGGCCAAGATGCGCTCGAGTTGAGCGATGTTGCCTTGAACCTTCGCAAACAACTGGGATGGGGGCACCTGGAGAACTCGCTATCCAGGATGACGCTGTCTTATCCTGGCGCAGTTTTGACAAAGCGTGATGAAAATCAAATCGGCGGGGAGACATTACAGTCCGGTGACGGTTCGATTGTGTTGAAAACTGCGCGCTTTGCCAATAGCAGCTCCAGCGACTTCGAGAGTCTTTACGGCAGATTTGTCAATGAAGATGGCAGTGCGATTACGTATAAAGTCAAGCGTCCCAACTGGTTTATTGTTTCCGGGACTGGCCAGAACCGCAAATTCTACACACGCTTTGAAGCAAGAGGCAATGAAGTTCGCGGGTATGATCTCAGCTGGAACGAAGATGAAAACAGCAAGCTGGTGGACAATATCTCGGTATTGATTTCAAACAGCTTCCACCCGTTTGGGGAAAACACATCAGATGGAGATCCAAGCTACCCCACATTGATCCGTCTTGCGAATGCTGCGAGTGCCGATGCACCGGCGACTGCGCCACGGGAGCGTGGCACGCCAGGCCAGTCCACGGCGTCGGCCGGGACGCAACCGTCCCAGACTGCTTCAGCTGGACTGACTGAACAGCGTGAAGATGCCCTTCCGCCACCCACGGATGGCTCCTTGGTCACAACGGACGGAAAGGGGTTGCGTTTCGTCTACCATTATTTCCCGCCGCAGGATGCCAGACTCGATTACGCTTACAAATGGGCGAGCGATACACATCTTTTCCTCAACATTCCGGAGATCAATGCGCTTGACGGGCTTTTTGTGACTCCGCGGCAACTGCATTATGTTACACGCCAATGCGATACGATAAACGCGTTTTACGATCCACAAAACAGCGCCATTTTCCTATGCTATGAGATGATTGACGATCTCCTGAAGATGGGACAGTCCTTGTCGAAGGATGCTTCTGATCCTGACGGCTTGGCCGCGGAATTCGTCAAGAACAACCTTCGTTTTATTCTGCTGCACGAATCCGGTCATGCTTTGATAGACCTGCTGGATATTCCTGCTGTGGGGAGAGAAGAGGATTCCGTTGACCAATTGGCAGCTGTCCTTCTGCTTATGGGTGTTGATACCCGTGAATCCAGAAATGACATCGCGCGTGTCCTTCAGCTGGCGTCGGTCTGGTTCAAGATCAACAGCCAGCTGGCAAATACGCCGGATGTTCGGTCATTTGCTGATGAACATTCCCTCGATGCGCAACGTTATTACAATCTGCTCTGCATCGTTTATGGGCGAGATCCAGAAAATAACCGTGCAATCGTGGAAAACGGTATGCTGCCAAAAGAGAGGGCTGCGCGCTGTCAGGACGAGTCATCGAAAATCAGCCGTTCATGGGCGCGCTTGACCGTGCCCCATTTTTCCCCGCGATTCAAACCAAAGGAAGATGACGGTCAGCCCCCTGCGGGAGCCACAACTCCAGGTAAACCTGCCGCCAGAAATCCGCTCGAATGGGATGGCAAGTCAAATCCGTTCGCAAACTAG
- a CDS encoding lysozyme inhibitor LprI family protein yields MNPVNHCFSFIVLLAAFAFCCSPANAQAGFDCKKASTETEKAICSDPEIAESDRGMTVSYKSLLDRAGTKLRETLRADQAAFLKIRTEAFESSLANRDMRMQKLLDYTDMRAEFLNWIAVTDQLSLEGTWSNAQGSVVLKRKASGGLAVKIDVADQANGSWVCSFEGDLEQGYTDEAKLQSAGGPLVLRLDGATLEIPTPFCDGSTSGGFGSAAGTYFHVGASPS; encoded by the coding sequence ATGAATCCGGTCAATCATTGCTTCAGTTTCATTGTATTATTAGCGGCATTCGCATTTTGTTGCAGCCCGGCCAATGCTCAGGCCGGTTTCGATTGTAAAAAAGCATCGACGGAGACAGAAAAAGCGATTTGTTCTGACCCGGAGATTGCTGAATCCGACCGGGGAATGACGGTTTCATATAAATCGCTTCTTGACAGGGCAGGAACGAAGTTAAGGGAAACGCTTCGTGCAGATCAGGCAGCTTTTCTCAAAATTCGAACAGAGGCTTTTGAAAGTAGTTTAGCCAATCGCGATATGAGAATGCAGAAGCTGCTTGATTACACCGATATGCGGGCAGAATTCCTTAACTGGATCGCTGTGACCGACCAGTTATCTCTTGAAGGCACCTGGAGCAATGCCCAGGGCTCTGTCGTCTTGAAGAGGAAAGCATCTGGTGGTCTGGCAGTGAAAATTGACGTCGCAGATCAAGCTAACGGAAGTTGGGTTTGTAGTTTCGAGGGCGACCTTGAGCAGGGGTACACGGATGAAGCCAAGCTGCAAAGCGCGGGTGGCCCCCTCGTGCTGCGTCTTGATGGAGCTACCTTGGAGATTCCAACGCCCTTTTGCGACGGCTCGACATCAGGTGGTTTCGGCTCTGCGGCAGGGACTTATTTTCACGTCGGCGCAAGCCCGTCTTGA
- a CDS encoding IS3 family transposase (programmed frameshift), with product MSNEYRHVELLTGDVRRRRWTTEQKLTIIEQSFEPGETVSSTARRHGVAPNLLYRWRRLLSEGGAAAVDSDEPVVGNSEVKKLEDRVRELERMLGRKTMEVEILREALSKADFKKTDIAADLVAEGRFAMKAVADTLGVSRSNLNERLKGRSKPRGSYHKAEDAELLPIIRRLVDQRPTYGYRRIAALLNRERRAADKPVINAKRVHRIMGNHAMLLEKHTAVRKGRLHDGKVMVMRSNLRWCSDGLEFTCWNGEVIRLAFIIDAFDREIIAWTAVANAGISGSDVRDMMLEAVEKRFNGTRAPHAIEHLSDNGSAYTARDTRLFAQALNLTPCFTPVASPQSNGMSEAFVKTLKRDYIRIAALPDAETALQFIDGWIEDYNEIHPHSALKMASPRQFIRAKSN from the exons ATGTCTAACGAGTATCGACACGTTGAATTGCTGACGGGTGATGTTCGCCGCAGGCGGTGGACAACCGAGCAAAAGCTGACAATCATTGAGCAGAGTTTCGAACCAGGCGAGACGGTATCGTCCACCGCTCGCCGCCATGGCGTCGCGCCCAATCTGCTTTATCGGTGGCGCAGGCTCTTGAGCGAGGGAGGTGCTGCAGCTGTGGATTCTGACGAGCCGGTGGTCGGCAATTCGGAAGTGAAGAAGCTGGAAGATCGCGTCCGCGAGCTGGAGCGCATGCTCGGCCGCAAGACGATGGAGGTCGAAATCCTTCGGGAAGCCTTGTCCAAAGCAGACT TCAAAAAAACGGATATCGCGGCCGATCTTGTTGCCGAAGGACGGTTCGCGATGAAGGCCGTCGCAGACACGCTGGGCGTATCCCGTTCCAACCTCAACGAGCGGCTGAAAGGCAGATCGAAGCCGCGCGGCTCCTATCACAAGGCCGAGGATGCAGAGCTTTTGCCCATCATTCGCAGGCTGGTAGATCAAAGGCCAACCTATGGCTATCGGCGGATCGCCGCGCTCCTCAATCGCGAAAGGCGAGCCGCCGATAAGCCTGTCATCAACGCCAAACGGGTCCATCGCATCATGGGCAACCACGCCATGCTGCTGGAAAAGCACACAGCCGTTCGCAAGGGCCGCCTCCACGATGGCAAGGTCATGGTCATGCGCTCCAACCTGCGCTGGTGCTCGGATGGGCTGGAGTTCACCTGCTGGAACGGCGAGGTCATCCGTCTCGCCTTCATCATCGACGCCTTCGACCGCGAGATCATTGCCTGGACGGCGGTCGCCAACGCGGGCATCTCCGGCTCAGACGTGCGCGACATGATGCTGGAGGCGGTCGAGAAACGCTTCAATGGAACCAGAGCCCCACATGCAATCGAGCATCTCTCGGACAACGGCTCTGCTTACACCGCGAGGGACACGAGGCTGTTTGCGCAAGCACTCAATCTGACACCCTGCTTCACGCCGGTCGCCAGCCCGCAGTCGAACGGCATGTCGGAGGCCTTCGTCAAAACCCTGAAGCGGGATTATATTCGCATCGCAGCACTACCGGACGCAGAAACAGCGCTCCAGTTCATCGACGGATGGATCGAGGACTATAATGAAATCCATCCACATTCCGCGCTCAAGATGGCTTCCCCTCGGCAGTTCATCAGGGCTAAATCAAACTAG
- a CDS encoding imm11 family protein, which yields MTQPTAIEISAEVAPHKGEFFLVDTSFLGKGRVPGIEIANEEKLIQPGMNVVLRPNGMPDQYPERPHLVHVPEKGGMPRDLEELAGIWIVSEPLKQLFEQMDAEAFAFVACEFSLADGNPGPPYYLGDVLRRVDAVDEASSRVRIRLDHNYQTGEDEKLYSLVGGASLVFKQDVLGDAHIFRQDRMGAPPICNRAMFDALSAANFSGVRLRDVADI from the coding sequence GTGACCCAACCGACCGCCATTGAAATTTCAGCCGAAGTCGCGCCTCATAAGGGCGAATTTTTTCTGGTCGACACCAGCTTCCTGGGTAAGGGCAGGGTTCCCGGCATAGAAATCGCCAACGAAGAGAAGCTGATCCAACCGGGGATGAATGTCGTCTTGCGTCCTAACGGAATGCCAGATCAGTATCCAGAGCGTCCTCACCTGGTTCATGTACCGGAGAAGGGCGGAATGCCACGCGATCTGGAAGAACTCGCTGGCATATGGATTGTGTCGGAGCCTTTGAAGCAACTGTTTGAGCAGATGGACGCCGAGGCGTTTGCATTTGTGGCATGCGAATTCAGCCTTGCTGACGGGAACCCCGGCCCTCCGTACTACCTGGGCGATGTGCTGCGCAGAGTCGATGCCGTGGATGAAGCATCCTCTCGCGTGAGGATCAGGCTCGACCACAACTATCAGACCGGCGAGGACGAGAAACTTTATAGCCTGGTCGGCGGAGCCAGCCTGGTGTTCAAACAGGATGTTTTGGGAGATGCCCATATCTTCCGCCAGGATCGTATGGGAGCACCTCCCATATGCAACCGCGCGATGTTTGATGCGTTGAGTGCGGCCAACTTCTCCGGCGTGCGGCTACGCGATGTAGCCGACATCTAA
- a CDS encoding AbrB/MazE/SpoVT family DNA-binding domain-containing protein, giving the protein MSFSTVTSKGQITIPIKVRHDMGLSVGDRIEFIRMEDGHYAVVSASGSVKSLKGIVPQPDTPVSLEDMDAAIASGATRR; this is encoded by the coding sequence ATGTCGTTCTCAACCGTCACGTCGAAAGGTCAGATCACCATTCCGATCAAGGTACGCCATGACATGGGGTTGTCAGTTGGCGACCGTATTGAATTTATTCGCATGGAGGATGGTCACTATGCCGTCGTGTCAGCATCTGGTTCGGTGAAATCATTGAAAGGGATTGTCCCCCAGCCCGACACGCCGGTTAGCCTGGAGGACATGGACGCAGCAATTGCAAGCGGGGCTACTCGCAGGTGA
- a CDS encoding PIN domain-containing protein — protein MIGIDTNVLVRYLAQDDEAQSAAASQIIDSLTTELPGYISQVVLVETVWVLLRSYKMPRAALVEVIEMLLRTRELVIEGAEVGYLALATFRSSNADFSDALIAHGGRLAGCRETVTFDRRAAHATGMQLLDT, from the coding sequence GTGATCGGCATCGATACGAACGTGCTTGTGCGGTACCTTGCGCAGGACGACGAAGCCCAATCGGCAGCAGCGTCACAGATCATCGATAGCCTCACGACCGAACTGCCGGGATATATTTCCCAGGTTGTGCTGGTCGAAACCGTTTGGGTGCTCCTGCGCTCTTATAAAATGCCGCGCGCCGCTTTGGTCGAAGTGATTGAAATGCTTTTGCGCACACGCGAACTGGTCATCGAGGGCGCCGAGGTTGGTTATCTGGCACTTGCAACCTTTCGCAGCAGCAATGCAGATTTTTCTGACGCGCTGATTGCACACGGCGGACGGCTTGCGGGATGTCGTGAAACGGTGACCTTCGACCGGCGAGCAGCTCACGCTACGGGAATGCAGCTTTTGGATACATAG
- a CDS encoding ATP-binding cassette domain-containing protein, with protein sequence MTNLFELENVSFSVAGRTLLQPLTMSIPAGSVTALIGHNGSGKSTLLKILARQQPASGGTIQFAGKRLDQWGDREFARKLAYLPQQTASASGMLVKELVALGRYPWHGALGRFGDTDRTKVEEAIELTGIAPLVDRLVDTLSGGERQRVWLAMLVAQDAQCLLLDEPTSALDIAHQLEVLSLVRKLSQEKELSVFIVLHDVNMAARFCDSIFALHSGRLIAQSTPAGVMEPRRLQEIYGVPMEVMHHAATGHLIAAPL encoded by the coding sequence ATGACCAACTTGTTCGAACTTGAGAATGTAAGCTTCTCGGTTGCCGGGCGCACTCTGCTGCAGCCTTTGACCATGTCGATACCAGCAGGAAGCGTGACAGCCCTGATCGGACATAACGGTTCTGGCAAGTCGACGCTGCTTAAAATCCTTGCCCGCCAGCAGCCTGCGTCTGGCGGCACAATACAATTTGCGGGCAAGCGCCTCGACCAATGGGGCGACCGCGAGTTTGCGCGCAAACTTGCCTATCTGCCGCAGCAGACCGCATCCGCATCGGGCATGTTGGTCAAGGAACTGGTCGCGCTCGGCCGCTATCCCTGGCACGGCGCCCTGGGCCGCTTTGGCGATACGGACCGCACAAAGGTGGAAGAGGCCATCGAACTGACCGGCATCGCACCTTTGGTAGATCGGCTTGTCGATACGCTTTCCGGTGGCGAACGGCAGCGCGTCTGGCTGGCCATGCTGGTGGCGCAGGATGCGCAATGCCTGCTTCTCGATGAGCCAACCTCGGCGCTTGATATCGCCCATCAGCTGGAAGTTCTCTCTCTGGTGCGCAAGCTGTCGCAGGAAAAGGAACTGAGCGTTTTCATTGTGCTGCACGACGTGAACATGGCCGCGCGCTTCTGCGATTCCATCTTCGCGCTGCACAGTGGTCGCCTCATTGCCCAATCAACACCCGCCGGTGTAATGGAGCCCAGGCGGCTACAGGAGATTTACGGCGTGCCGATGGAAGTCATGCACCACGCCGCAACCGGGCATTTGATTGCCGCTCCTCTCTAA
- a CDS encoding helix-turn-helix transcriptional regulator, which produces MGFHPHMKSRIEDVALLDDLHYRVWNGAIADVWSVQCGPDARGEYVSQAPRLFLVCESQGELDIRPGSKGRAVAQGASPSRLCYIPAGMTIWSESVRPGKLKHLDLHLDINTLQQRFGGALDRAAVERPRLLFSNARIEQIGGLLAEECLSKAPLHDLYGEGLINALVAELFGPEAQPRACASRLSPWRLRRVTEFIEDNYARIIRLQELADLAGLSETYFCSAFKASTGLSPHNWQMERRIARAQVLLRQAHTPLPHIAALVGFSDQAHFTRVFKKQTGTTPAAWLRQQV; this is translated from the coding sequence TTGGGTTTCCATCCGCATATGAAAAGCCGCATCGAAGACGTCGCCTTGTTGGACGATCTTCATTATCGCGTCTGGAATGGCGCGATTGCTGACGTGTGGTCTGTCCAATGCGGTCCCGATGCGCGGGGTGAATATGTCTCACAAGCGCCACGCCTGTTTCTCGTCTGCGAAAGTCAGGGCGAACTCGATATCCGTCCCGGCAGCAAGGGGCGTGCAGTTGCGCAAGGCGCGAGCCCTTCGCGTCTTTGCTATATTCCGGCGGGCATGACGATCTGGAGCGAGAGCGTGAGACCCGGAAAGCTCAAGCATCTCGATCTGCATCTCGACATCAACACGCTTCAGCAACGCTTTGGTGGCGCGCTCGACAGGGCTGCGGTTGAGCGTCCGCGCCTGTTGTTTTCCAACGCCAGGATTGAACAGATCGGCGGGCTTCTGGCGGAGGAGTGCCTGTCCAAAGCGCCGTTGCATGATCTCTATGGCGAAGGCCTGATCAACGCGCTGGTCGCGGAACTATTCGGGCCGGAAGCGCAGCCGCGTGCATGCGCGAGCAGGCTGTCACCCTGGCGGCTCCGGCGCGTGACCGAATTCATCGAGGACAATTACGCGCGCATCATCCGTTTGCAGGAGCTGGCCGATCTGGCGGGCCTGTCGGAAACGTATTTTTGTAGCGCCTTCAAGGCATCGACAGGCCTGTCGCCCCATAACTGGCAGATGGAACGTCGCATTGCGCGTGCGCAGGTTCTGCTGCGTCAGGCACACACGCCGCTGCCGCATATTGCGGCGCTGGTCGGGTTTTCCGATCAGGCCCATTTCACGCGTGTTTTCAAGAAGCAAACCGGGACAACGCCGGCGGCATGGCTGAGACAACAGGTCTAA
- a CDS encoding TonB-dependent siderophore receptor, which translates to MPSMKHNLLALLVSGTALASIPASAQEANKPLELNTVVIQSDGNGGTTRAEGLGPVKGFVPRATITGSKDSVAIDKIPQSVSVVGRDQMDALGAQKIDEALRYTPGVLAQPFGVDNDTNWLYIRGFDATANGTYLDGLQNFSYGFGGFLIDSFGIERIDVLRGPASALYGGANPGGIVNYISKRPTGERLRYLEAGINSYGNGYLGFDIGDKATETVNYRVNGKIQGGDNYTDFSKEFRGVISPSIEYKPDESTSLTILANYTHLDLTHDGGFLPYYGTVVPTEFGKISRKANFTEPDVDSYDREQLSIGYEFEHTFDSDWTIRQNVRYGFANVREHSLYPYGYDGFLMQPAAGNPYLARINFKHDTTVNTFQADNQLEGKVTTGAIDHNLLFGAEYRYFRIDQMQQTGGATIIDAYNPVYGEPQGPMWDPYIDQDLRRNQVGVYAQDRMEFGDGWILTLNGRYDHIWTEASGLPSFEYDTGRFSGRAGLGYEFENGITPYVSAATFFNPIIETLYDGSYAKPETGVQYEAGVKYRPTFFDGLITASFFDLTKENSLTGSSFAREQLGKVNSRGFELEMQANIAEDWKVTASVTAYDLKVKENASDGSLVGKRPYLMPEHQASVFVEYTVPEGALKGVTLGGGVRYVGSSYADEQNTLKVPAVALADLKIGYEKDNWGIDLNVTNLFDKDYVAGCQGVYVCGYGEGRKALLRVHTQW; encoded by the coding sequence ATGCCGTCGATGAAGCACAATCTTCTCGCCCTGCTGGTAAGCGGTACCGCGCTTGCCAGCATTCCAGCCTCGGCGCAGGAAGCCAATAAACCCCTCGAGTTGAACACGGTTGTCATCCAGTCCGATGGTAATGGCGGCACCACGCGCGCCGAAGGTCTTGGGCCGGTCAAGGGTTTTGTCCCGCGCGCCACCATCACCGGTTCAAAAGACAGCGTTGCCATCGATAAAATCCCGCAATCCGTATCGGTCGTGGGGCGCGATCAGATGGACGCGCTCGGCGCGCAGAAGATCGATGAAGCCTTGCGTTATACGCCCGGCGTACTGGCGCAGCCCTTCGGCGTCGATAATGATACGAACTGGCTTTATATTCGCGGCTTCGACGCGACGGCCAATGGCACCTATCTCGATGGGCTGCAGAATTTCAGCTATGGCTTTGGCGGCTTTTTGATCGACAGTTTCGGGATTGAGCGCATCGACGTGCTGCGCGGTCCAGCATCCGCCCTTTATGGTGGCGCCAACCCTGGCGGTATCGTGAACTATATCAGCAAGCGCCCGACTGGTGAACGCCTGCGCTATCTTGAGGCGGGCATCAACAGCTATGGCAATGGCTATCTCGGCTTTGACATTGGCGACAAGGCGACGGAAACGGTCAATTACCGCGTTAACGGCAAAATCCAGGGCGGCGACAACTATACGGATTTCTCCAAGGAATTTCGCGGCGTCATCTCACCCAGCATCGAATACAAGCCGGATGAATCGACCAGCCTGACTATTCTGGCCAACTATACCCATCTGGACCTGACGCATGATGGCGGCTTTCTGCCTTACTATGGCACCGTGGTGCCGACCGAGTTCGGCAAGATTTCGCGCAAGGCCAATTTTACTGAGCCGGATGTCGATTCCTATGATCGCGAGCAGCTATCGATCGGCTATGAGTTTGAACACACATTCGACAGTGACTGGACCATCCGCCAGAATGTGCGTTACGGCTTTGCCAATGTGAGGGAGCATAGCCTCTACCCGTACGGCTATGACGGTTTTCTGATGCAGCCAGCGGCGGGCAATCCCTACCTCGCCCGCATCAACTTCAAGCACGATACGACGGTCAACACCTTCCAGGCTGATAACCAGCTTGAAGGTAAGGTGACGACCGGGGCCATCGACCACAATCTGCTGTTCGGTGCGGAATACCGGTATTTCCGCATCGACCAGATGCAGCAGACCGGCGGCGCGACGATCATCGACGCCTACAACCCGGTTTATGGCGAGCCGCAGGGGCCGATGTGGGATCCCTATATTGATCAGGATCTGCGCCGCAATCAGGTGGGTGTCTATGCGCAGGACCGCATGGAATTCGGCGATGGCTGGATACTGACGCTGAACGGTCGTTACGATCATATCTGGACCGAGGCCTCAGGCCTGCCGAGCTTCGAATATGATACGGGTCGCTTTTCCGGACGCGCGGGTCTCGGATATGAATTCGAAAATGGCATCACACCTTATGTGAGTGCTGCGACCTTCTTCAATCCAATCATTGAGACCCTGTATGACGGGAGCTACGCCAAGCCGGAAACCGGCGTTCAGTATGAAGCGGGGGTCAAATATCGTCCGACATTCTTCGATGGCCTGATCACCGCGTCCTTTTTCGACCTGACTAAGGAAAACTCGCTGACCGGCTCCAGCTTTGCCCGTGAACAGCTCGGCAAGGTCAATTCGCGCGGCTTCGAACTTGAGATGCAGGCCAATATTGCCGAAGACTGGAAGGTCACGGCGAGTGTCACCGCCTATGACCTGAAGGTCAAGGAAAACGCCTCGGACGGGTCGCTTGTCGGCAAGCGTCCTTATCTCATGCCGGAGCATCAGGCTTCGGTCTTCGTCGAGTATACGGTGCCCGAAGGCGCACTGAAAGGCGTGACGCTGGGCGGCGGCGTGCGTTATGTCGGTTCGTCCTACGCCGACGAGCAGAACACGCTCAAGGTACCCGCCGTGGCACTCGCCGATTTGAAAATCGGCTATGAAAAAGATAATTGGGGCATCGATCTCAACGTGACCAATCTGTTCGACAAGGATTATGTTGCTGGATGCCAGGGCGTCTATGTCTGCGGTTACGGCGAAGGCAGGAAGGCTTTGCTCAGGGTGCACACCCAGTGGTGA
- a CDS encoding ABC transporter substrate-binding protein, which translates to MTVSRRTVLGFAGALFAAPALRSARAARVRFAAIDWAMLETALAIGAVPVAAAELRQYRQMQLEPALPDSVADLGLRGAPNLELLRMIEPNLIVASNFYEYQRAALERIAPVFAPTVYSAGQLPYAMLEEATSSLGEKLGLAAEGRAYVATVAREIGEARQHLASVSGRKVFVISLGDARHFRAFGRDSLFGDVLVRLDFENAWTRETSYSAAAPVGLEQLAEMPDASIVVVGPTDPETLYRLPQNALWNALPAIREKRVLFLPPLDHFGGLPAARRFAQLLHENWKSSL; encoded by the coding sequence GTGACAGTCAGTCGTCGCACGGTTCTCGGATTTGCAGGCGCCCTTTTTGCGGCGCCTGCACTGCGTTCGGCTCGAGCGGCGAGAGTGCGTTTCGCAGCGATCGACTGGGCCATGCTGGAGACCGCTCTGGCCATCGGCGCTGTGCCTGTGGCAGCGGCAGAACTGCGCCAATACCGGCAGATGCAGCTTGAACCTGCCTTGCCGGATAGCGTCGCCGATCTCGGTCTGCGCGGTGCGCCCAATCTTGAACTGCTGCGCATGATCGAACCGAACCTGATTGTTGCCTCCAACTTCTATGAATATCAGCGTGCAGCCCTTGAACGCATTGCGCCGGTCTTTGCACCGACTGTCTACAGCGCCGGTCAGCTGCCCTATGCGATGCTGGAAGAGGCGACGTCAAGCCTTGGCGAAAAGCTTGGTCTGGCTGCGGAAGGGCGCGCTTACGTCGCGACTGTTGCACGCGAGATTGGAGAGGCGCGGCAGCACTTGGCCTCGGTATCGGGACGGAAGGTCTTTGTCATCAGTTTGGGCGATGCCCGCCATTTTCGCGCATTCGGGCGCGACAGCCTGTTTGGCGACGTTTTGGTTCGGCTTGATTTCGAGAATGCGTGGACGCGCGAAACAAGCTATTCAGCCGCAGCGCCGGTAGGACTGGAGCAATTGGCCGAAATGCCAGACGCATCCATCGTGGTCGTCGGTCCAACCGATCCGGAAACGCTTTATCGTCTGCCGCAGAATGCCTTGTGGAATGCGCTGCCCGCTATCCGTGAAAAGCGGGTTCTGTTTCTGCCGCCGCTCGACCATTTTGGCGGATTGCCAGCTGCACGCCGCTTTGCCCAGCTTCTTCATGAAAACTGGAAGAGCAGCCTATGA